The following is a genomic window from Hymenobacter gelipurpurascens.
CAACTTTGTAAGTTCTTCAACGGGATATGGGGTTTATAATCCAAATGGCCAAGGTCTACAAAGACCTGTTATACAACTAGATTTTTCACCTGTAAATATTATTAGTTCAGCAGGCACCACGATTAGCTTTCGTTTGGCTGCATATTCTGATGGCAATGCTGGCGGAATAACGAGTACTGGAAGAGCTATTTTGAGTTTAGCGACCAATCTTAACAATAATACTTTCACAGACTACATTACTGTAACAGGTCCTGCTTCCAAAGGTGCCTACTGGGATTTCGGTGCTACAGGAATCGCTCAGGCAACTTATCCTAATGTGACAGTAATACCTGCACCAGCTAGTGATAATTTAGCTAGTAGTGCATATTTGGGAACAGGCACTGGGATTAGCACTGTCCAATTAACATTACCTGCCGGCATAACATCGGCTAAACTCCGTATAACTCTTGAGGCAAGTGCAAAATCGGTTCTGCTGATAGATGATGTAGTTATTAGTGGTACGACTCCACTTCCCGTAACCCTCACTAGCTTCACGGCCTCACGTCAGTCGAGCAATGTGTATGTAAAGTGGGCTACGGCAACGGAGAAGAACAATGCTTACTTTGAGGTACAGCGCAGCAACGATGGCAAGGCCTTCACGACGGTTGGCAAAGTAACCGGCAACGGTACTACTGCTACGGGTGCTTCATATAACTTCACGGACCGCAATCCTCTGGCTGCCACTTCGTACTACCGCCTGCGCCAGGTAGATAACGATGCTACGGAGACTTACTCATCAGTAGTAACCATTTCGGGTGCTGATAAGATTGAGGCTTCTTTTTACCCCAACCCGTCCAATAGCCTCGTTACTCTGCCTGCTGTTAGCGGCTTGGTGAAGTATCGCGTGTACACTGCTACTGGCCAGAACGTCGCAACGGGCGAAGCGCAGGGCG
Proteins encoded in this region:
- a CDS encoding T9SS type A sorting domain-containing protein: MKQRFLSLFPLALILSLCPFASWAQYSIKQNFEATGSTLGYTATIAPTGNPGIPGQTYTGNASNISGSNALPSNPTATSPFPNNFVSSSTGYGVYNPNGQGLQRPVIQLDFSPVNIISSAGTTISFRLAAYSDGNAGGITSTGRAILSLATNLNNNTFTDYITVTGPASKGAYWDFGATGIAQATYPNVTVIPAPASDNLASSAYLGTGTGISTVQLTLPAGITSAKLRITLEASAKSVLLIDDVVISGTTPLPVTLTSFTASRQSSNVYVKWATATEKNNAYFEVQRSNDGKAFTTVGKVTGNGTTATGASYNFTDRNPLAATSYYRLRQVDNDATETYSSVVTISGADKIEASFYPNPSNSLVTLPAVSGLVKYRVYTATGQNVATGEAQGGSEVSLQQVPAGIYFLELITAGKHNVQRFVKQ